Proteins from a single region of Corylus avellana chromosome ca11, CavTom2PMs-1.0:
- the LOC132165462 gene encoding conserved oligomeric Golgi complex subunit 1, which translates to MPSAEAEAEALFRAKTISEIRNVEASTRAQIQFKQEELRQLVGARYRDLIDSADSIVLMKNSCHAISSNISSINNAIRFLSSETPKSMASPNPTRSPIYGIACRVKYLVDTPENIWGCLDESMFLEAAARYARAKHVHDRLMNREDRGELSILSSFPLLQHQWQIVESFKVQISQRSRERLLDQRGLPILAYADALAGVAVMDELDAKQVLALFLDTRKSWISQTLGNCAHSLNHDANCDVVVSVFCEVLSIIQITVGQVGELFLQVLNDLPSFYKVALGSPPASQLFGGIPNPDEEVRLWKSFRDKLELVMVMLEKEYIARTCSLWLRECGQELVNKINGRYLIDAIGSGQDLALAEKSIRETVESKAVLAGSLEWLKSVFGSEIELPWTRIRELVLVDDSDLWDLIFEDAFVSRMKAIIDVGFDDLTRVVNVAESIRAIGENYSGGQIDFQGYLNRPSTGGGVWFIESPAKKAGALSGIKAPPEENDIGTCLNAYFGPQVSRIKDVVGSRCQSVLEDLLCFLESPKAALRLKVLAQYLQNKCYESMSTILMQLRTELDNLYASMENANKEGHSVPPAITVERSLFIGRLLFAFQFHSKHIQVILGSPRYWATETVSTVFDKLPSLLRQSRVVADASVSDSPGRQLPICSKRQTSLATAALVGASETANPKLEEFCGMTRDLCIRAHSLWIIWLSDELSVILSRGLGQDDSLSSTTPLRGWEETVVKQEQSDEGQSEMKISLPSMPSLYIVSFLFRACEEVHRIGGHVLDKTILQKFALRLLEKVIDIYGDFLSTREAGGSQLSEKGVLQILLDVRFAVDVLSGGSYGMGEEFSNGLRPKFHFGRKQDKGQKKTVVRERIDGLVNRLSQRLDPIDWLTYEQYLWENERQSYLRHAILFGFFVQLDRIYTDTVQKLPTNSESNIMRCSTVPRFKYLPISAPALSSRGTTKTSISTPSDDISSRTSWKAYTNGELSRKMDLDDNSSFGVAAPLLKSFMQVGSRFGESTLKLGSILTDGQVGIFKDRSAAAMSTFGDILPAQAAGLLSSFTASRSDS; encoded by the exons ATGCCGTCAGCCGAAGCCGAGGCCGAGGCGCTCTTCCGCGCCAAAACCATTTCCGAGATCCGAAATGTGGAGGCCTCGACCCGGGCCCAGATCCAGTTCAAGCAGGAGGAGCTCCGGCAGCTCGTCGGCGCCCGATACCGCGACCTCATTGACTCCGCCGACTCCATCGTCCTCATGAAGAACTCCTGCCACGCCATCTCCTCCAACATCTCCTCCATCAACAATGCGATCCGTTTCCTCTCTTCCGAGACCCCCAAGTCCATGGCCAGCCCTAACCCGACCCGATCCCCTATCTACGGGATTGCCTGCCGGGTCAAGTACCTCGTCGATACGCCCGAGAACATCTGGGGCTGTCTCGACGAGTCCATGTTTCTAGAAGCCGCCGCGCGCTATGCTCGTGCCAAGCACGTGCACGACAGACTGATGAACCGCGAGGATCGTGGAGAGCTTTCGATCCTGTCAAGCTTCCCGCTGCTTCAGCACCAATGGCAGATCGTGGAGAGCTTCAAGGTCCAGATCTCGCAGCGGAGTCGCGAGCGTTTACTCGATCAGCGCGGCCTCCCGATCTTGGCCTATGCTGATGCGTTGGCCGGCGTGGCAGTGATGGACGAGCTGGACGCCAAGCAGGTTCTGGCGCTCTTCCTCGACACCAGGAAGTCGTGGATTTCGCAGACATTAGGTAATTGTGCTCACAGTCTCAATCACGATGCTAATTGTGACGTCGTCGTTTCCGTGTTCTGCGAGGTTTTGAGTATAATTCAGATCACTGTGGGTCAAGTGGGTGAGTTGTTTTTGCAAGTTTTGAATGATTTGCCGTCGTTTTACAAAGTGGCATTGGGCTCGCCTCCCGCGTCCCAGTTATTCGGTGGGATTCCGAATCCGGATGAGGAGGTCAGGCTATGGAAGTCGTTTAGGGACAAGTTGGAGTTGGTGATGGTAATGCTCGAGAAGGAGTACATTGCTAGGACCTGTTCTTTGTGGTTAAGGGAATGCGGGCAAGAGCTTGTCAATAAGATTAACGGGAGGTATTTGATTGATGCTATTGGTTCTGGGCAAGACCTTGCTTTGGCCGAGAAGTCCATAAGAGAGACGGTGGAAAGTAAGGCAGTGTTGGCAGGGAGTTTGGAGTGGTTGAAGAGTGTGTTCGGGTCGGAGATTGAGCTGCCTTGGACTAGGATTAGAGAGCTTGTTTTGGTTGATGATTCTGATCTCTGGGATCTGATTTTCGAGGATGCTTTTGTGAGCAGGATGAAAGCGATTATCGACGTGGGCTTTGATGATTTGACGAGGGTGGTGAATGTGGCGGAGTCCATTCGTGCGATCGGGGAGAATTATTCTGGTGGACAGATTGATTTCCAGGGGTACTTGAACAGACCTTCGACGGGCGGTGGGGTTTGGTTTATTGAATCCCCTGCCAAGAAGGCTGGTGCGCTTTCTGGGATTAAAGCACCGCCAGAAGAGAATGATATCGGTACTTGTCTGAATGCCTATTTTGGTCCTCAAGTTAGTCGAATTAAAGATGTCGTAGGCAGCCGTTGTCAGAGTGTTCTCGAAGACCTTCTCTGTTTCTTAGAATCTCCAAAGGCAGCTCTAAGGTTAAAGGTTCTGGCACAATATCTACAGAATAAGTGTTATGAAAGCATGTCTACTATATTGATGCAATTGAGGACTGAGCTTGATAATTTATATGCCTCCATGGAAAATGCCAACAAGGAAGGTCACTCTGTTCCTCCAGCTATAACTGTTGAGAGATCTCTTTTCATTGGGCGACTTTTGTTTGCATTCCAGTTCCACTCGAAACACATTCAGGTGATACTTGGTTCTCCAAGGTACTGGGCCACTGAAACCGTGTCTACGGTTTTTGACAAGTTACCATCCTTGTTGAGACAATCTAGAGTGGTTGCTGATGCTTCTGTGTCTGATAGCCCCGGAAGACAATTGCCCATTTGCTCTAAAAGACAAACATCATTGGCCACTGCTGCATTGGTTGGAGCCAGTGAAACAGCAAACCCAAAACTTGAGGAATTTTGTGGAATGACACGAGATCTTTGCATTCGAGCTCATAGCTTATGGATAATATGGTTATCAGATGAGCTTTCAGTTATTCTTTCTCGGGGTCTTGGACAAGATGATTCATTGTCGTCAACGACTCCCTTGAGG GGCTGGGAAGAGACGGTAGTCAAGCAAGAACAGTCTGATGAGGGCCAATCAGAGATGAAAATATCTCTGCCCTCCATGCCCTCTCTTTATATTGTCTCGTTCTTATTCCGAGCATGTGAAGAAGTTCATCGCATTGGAGGTCATGTGCTTGACAAAACGATTCTGCAAAAGTTTGCATTAAGATTATTGGAAAAG GTCATTGATATATATGGGGACTTTCTTTCGACTAGAGAGGCTGGTGGATCTCAACTTTCTGAAAAAGGAGTTTTGCAAATTTTATTAGATGTGAGATTTGCTGTTGATGTTCTTTCTGGGGGCAGTTATGGTATGGGTGAGGAATTCTCTAATGGTCTGAGGCCAAAGTTTCATTTTGGACGGAAGCAGGATAAAGGCCAGAAGAAAACGGTTGTTAGAGAGCGCATTGATGGGTTGGTAAACCGTCTTTCACAAAGATTGGATCCCATAGATTGGCTTAC GTATGAGCAATATCTCTGGGAGAATGAGAGGCAGTCCTACCTACGGCATGCCATCCTCTTTGGATTTTTTGTGCAACTTGATCGGATTTACACTGATACTGTTCAGAAGCTGCCTACTAATTCAGAGTCCAATATTATGAGATGTTCTACAGTTCCTCGCTTCAAATATCTTCCAATCAG TGCTCCGGCATTGTCTTCTAGAGGAACAACTAAAACATCCATTTCAACACCTTCTGATGATATATCTTCAAGAACTTCCTGGAAAGCTTATACAAATGGTGAACTTTCCCGAAAGATGGATTTGGATGATAACTCCAGTTTTGGCGTAGCAGCACCATTACTGAAGTCTTTCATGCAG GTTGGAAGCAGATTTGGAGAGAGCACATTGAAATTGGGATCCATACTAACAGATGGGCAAGTGGGCATATTCAAGGATAGATCAGCAGCTGCTATGTCGACATTTGGAGACATTTTACCTGCCCAAGCTGCAGGTCTTCTTTCGTCCTTCACAGCTTCCAGATCAGACTCTTGA
- the LOC132166281 gene encoding endoglucanase 12 has product MNSANHWGGSFEINTAEVSASGEYDRSRSGEWDGAALYHHQHLDETQQSWLLGPPEKKKNKYVDFGCIIVSRKALKWILGSFVVAFCVIALPIIIAKSLPKHKPHPPPPDNYSVALNKALLFFNAQKSGNLPKNNGIPWRGNSGLNDGINGTDLKGGLIGGYYDAGDNVKFHFPMAYAMTMLSWSMIEYSHKYKTIDEYNHVRDIIKWGTDYLLLTFNSSATKIDKIYCQVGGHQNGTDVPDDHTCWQKPEEMEYTRPTQTCVSGPDLAGEMAAALAAASIVFRDNGAYSSKLIKGAQTLFAFARDSGKRTRYSNSGGSSYIAPYYNSTGYYDEYMWGAAWLYYATGNKTYLSLATNEGIPRNAKAFYMTPDLSVPSWDNKLPQAMLLLTRLRIFLNPGYPYEDMLRMYHNVTGLNMCSYLNSFHVFNWTRGGMIMLSRGKAQNLQYVANTAFLASLFVDYLNATGVPGWNCGPNYVSSDVLRNFATSQMDYILGKNPMNMSYVAGYGAKFPKYIHHRGASTPNDHKYYSCKVGWQWQDSKKPNPNNITGAMVGGPDQFDQFHDVRTNYNYTEPTLAGNAGLVAALVSLTSTAGNGIDTNGIFSAVPPQYPQSPSPPPPWRP; this is encoded by the exons ATGAACTCAGCAAATCACTGGGGAGGCTCATTTGAGATAAACACAGCGGAGGTGTCTGCCTCAGGAGAGTACGATAGGAGCCGCAGCGGGGAATGGGACGGGGCAGCCCTGTATCATCATCAACATCTAGACGAAACCCAACAAAGCTGGTTGTTGGGGCCAccggagaagaagaagaacaagtaCGTCGACTTTGGTTGCATTATTGTTAGCCGCAAGGCCCTCAAATGGATATTGGGGTCCTTTGTGGTGGCTTTCTGTGTCATTGCGCTCCCCATCATCATCGCCAAGTCTTTGCCCAAGCACAAGCCCCATCCTCCCCCTCCAGACAATTACTCTGTTGCTCTCAACAAGGCCCTCCTCTTTTTCAACGCCCAGAAAT CTGGGAATTTGCCCAAAAATAATGGTATTCCCTGGAGAGGGAATTCAGGGCTAAATGATGGGATCAATGGCACCGATTTGAAGGGAGGGCTGATTGGAGGATACTATGATGCTGGAGACAATGTGAAGTTTCACTTTCCAATGGCTTACGCCATGACAATGCTAAGCTGGAGTATGATTGAATACAGTCACAAATATAAGACCATTGATGAGTACAACCATGTTCGGGATATCATTAAATGGGGCACTGATTACTTGCTCCTAACCTTCAATTCCTCCGCCACCAAAATTGATAAGATCTATTGCCAG GTTGGTGGACATCAAAATGGCACCGACGTCCCAGATGATCACACCTGCTGGCAGAAACCGGAAGAAATGGAGTATACACGGCCTACACAAACTTGCGTTTCAGGACCGGACCTTGCTGGGGAAATGGCAGCAGCCTTGGCGGCAGCCTCTATAGTTTTCCGGGACAATGGTGCCTACTCCAGCAAGCTCATCAAAGGTGCCCAAACACTCTTTGCCTTCGCAAGGGACAGTGGAAAACGGACGCGATACAGTAATAGTGGTGGCAGCTCTTATATCGCTCCTTACTATAACTCCACCGGCTACTACGACGAGTACATGTGGGGAGCTGCATGGCTGTACTATGCCACTGGAAATAAAACCTATCTTTCCCTGGCAACCAACGAAGGGATTCCTAGGAATGCCAAAGCGTTTTACATGACTCCAGACTTGAGCGTGCCAAGTTGGGATAACAAGTTACCGCAGGCCATGCTATTGTTAACAAGGCTCAGGATATTCTTGAACCCTGGCTACCCTTACGAGGACATGTTGCGGATGTATCATAATGTCACTGGTCTTAACATGTGCTCTTATCTTAACTCCTTCCATGTCTTCAACTGGACACGTG GAGGAATGATCATGTTGAGTCGTGGAAAGGCACAGAATCTGCAGTACGTGGCTAATACTGCTTTCTTGGCATCTCTATTTGTTGATTATTTGAATGCCACTGGTGTTCCGGGATGGAACTGCGGCCCCAATTATGTTTCATCGGATGTTCTTCGAAACTTCGCCACCTCCCAG ATGGACTATATTCTAGGTAAAAACCCCATGAACATGAGCTACGTTGCGGGGTATGGCGCCAAGTTCCCTAAATACATCCATCACCGGGGCGCATCAACACCCAATGACCACAAATATTACTCATGCAAAGTGGGATGGCAGTGGCAGGACAGCAAGAAGCCCAACCCTAACAACATCACAGGAGCCATGGTTGGAGGGCCTGATCAGTTTGACCAGTTCCATGATGTGCGCACCAATTACAATTACACCGAGCCTACTTTGGCTGGAAACGCTGGACTGGTTGCTGCACTTGTATCCCTGACCAGCACTGCTGGCAATGGCATTGACACCAATGGCATTTTTTCAGCAGTTCCACCACAATACCCACAGAGTCCATCACCTCCACCACCGTGGAGGCCATGA
- the LOC132165373 gene encoding beta-hexosaminidase 3: MGKMVLVFVLLSLVQVLAVDAVDRVKIWPMPKSVSHGHGSLYMNKDFELKTEGTKYNDASGILKDGFSRLLHVLQVAHVVDGNSSAADTSLLLQGLHVLVFSPDDELQYGIDESYKLSVPASGKPVFAHLEAQTVYGALHGLETFSQLCQFNFTTSVIEVPMVPWTVIDQPRFSYRGLLIDTSRHYLPLPVIKNVIDSMAFAKLNVMHWHIVDTQSFPLEIPSFPKLWDGAYSISERYTFADAAEIVSYAQRRGINVLAEIDVPGHALSWGIGYPSLWPSKECQQPLDVSNEFTFKVIDGILSDFSKVFKFRFIHLGGDEVDTSCWRVTPHVRKWLTKHRMNESQAYQYFVLRAQNIALSHGYELVNWEETFNNFGNKLSRKTVVHNWLGGGVAKLVVEAGLRCIVSNQDKWYLDHLDTTWQQFYMNEPLTNITNPEQQKLVIGGEVCMWGEHIDESDIEQTIWPRAAAAAERLWTSYNKLAKDPRQVTGRLAHFRCLLNQRGVAAAPLAGPGRVAPEEPGSCYSQ, from the exons ATGGGGAAGATGGTGCTGGTGTTTGTGTTGTTGTCGTTGGTCCAAGTGCTTGCTGTAGATGCGGTTGATAGGGTGAAGATATGGCCAATGCCCAAGTCGGTGAGCCACGGACACGGGAGTCTGTACATGAATAAGGATTTTGAGCTCAAGACTGAGGGGACCAAGTACAATGATGCTTCTGGGATTTTGAAGGACGGCTTTTCACGGCTGCTCCATGTGCTCCAAGTTGCTCATGTTGTCGATGGCAATTCTTCTGCTGCAGATACTTCGCTTCTGCTTCAGGGTCTCCATGTCCTTGTTTTCTCACCGGATGATGAG TTACAATATGGTATTGATGAGTCGTACAAGTTATCAGTTCCTGCATCTGGGAAGCCTGTTTTTGCGCATCTCGAA GCACAGACAGTTTATGGGGCTTTACATGGGCTTGAG ACATTCAGCCAATTATGCCAATTTAACTTTACAACCAGCGTAATTGAAGTTCCTATGGTCCCATGGACTGTTATTGATCAGCCAAGATTTTCTTATCGGGGGCTTTTAATAG ACACATCTCGACACTATCTGCCATTGCCAGTGATAAAGAATGTTATTGATTCAATGGCCTTTGCGAAGCTG AATGTGATGCACTGGCACATTGTAGATACACAGTCTTTCCCTTTGGAGATACCTTCATTTCCAAAACTATGGGATGGTGCATATTCAATTTCAGAACGATATACATTCGCTGATGCTGCAGAAATTGTGAG TTATGCTCAAAGGCGAGGGATCAATGTTTTGGCTGAAATTGATGTTCCAGGACATGCTCTCTCATG GGGAATTGGCTATCCTTCTCTGTGGCCATCAAAGGAATGTCAGCAGCCACTTGATGTCAGCAATGAATTCACCTTTAAAGTCATAGATGGAATTCTTTCAG atttcagtaaagtttttaagtttagATTCATTCACTTGGGAGGTGATGAGGTTGATACAA GTTGCTGGAGGGTGACTCCTCATGTAAGAAAATG GTTAACTAAACATCGTATGAATGAATCTCAAGCTTATCAATACTTCGTCTTGCGTGCACAGAACATAGCTTTGTCCCATGGATACGAACTTGTTAACTG GGAAGAGACTTTTAACAACTTTGGCAATAAATTGAGCAGAAAGACTGTGGTACACAACTG GCTTGGAGGCGGTGTTGCCAAGCTCGTGGTTGAAGCGGGGTTAAGGTGCATTGTAAGCAACCAGGACAAGTGGTATTTGGATCACTTAGATACCACATGGCAGCAGTTCTATATGAATGAACCACTTACAAATATCACAAACCCCGAGCAACAGAAATTAGTCATTGGCGGTGAGGTATGCATGTGGGGCGAGCACATTGATGAGTCAGATATTGAACAAACCATATGGCCACGTGCTGCAGCAGCTGCAG AGCGGTTATGGACAAGTTATAACAAGCTGGCTAAGGATCCGAGACAAGTTACTGGAAGGTTGGCACATTTCAGGTGTTTGCTGAATCAAAGAGGAGTTGCGGCTGCTCCTTTAGCTGGACCAGGCAGAGTTGCTCCTGAAGAGCCAGGCTCCTGCTATTCTCAATAG